The Pseudophaeobacter arcticus DSM 23566 genome includes a region encoding these proteins:
- a CDS encoding TetR/AcrR family transcriptional regulator yields MPDHKELPGNTDGRLARGEATKDRVLDAAERCFAAHGFAAVTIRQIAREAEVTLGVVSFHGGSKELLFGTVLARRTATLNALRTDALDALQARGGITIRDLVDAYLTPYLEIASRGDPQWRAYAQLIARIVSDDQYYMQVRDLYDPVARDYIAEIRRIHPGASAKAVATVLTLTVASMLSIVASRVRIAGLSGEPASESALDYRSTLVDFCTGGIEQALAGH; encoded by the coding sequence ATGCCTGATCACAAAGAGCTCCCCGGCAATACAGACGGAAGGCTCGCGCGTGGAGAAGCAACCAAAGACCGCGTTCTGGATGCTGCAGAGCGCTGCTTTGCCGCTCACGGGTTTGCCGCTGTCACGATTCGACAGATCGCCCGCGAGGCCGAGGTGACATTGGGCGTTGTCAGCTTTCATGGCGGATCGAAAGAACTTCTGTTTGGCACCGTTCTTGCCCGCCGCACCGCCACACTGAATGCATTGCGCACCGACGCGCTCGACGCCCTGCAAGCTCGGGGGGGGATTACCATCAGGGACTTGGTCGACGCCTATCTGACCCCCTATCTTGAGATCGCATCGCGCGGAGACCCGCAGTGGCGCGCCTATGCGCAACTGATCGCGCGGATTGTGTCCGACGATCAGTATTATATGCAGGTGCGTGATCTCTATGATCCGGTCGCACGGGATTACATCGCGGAAATCAGGCGCATCCACCCAGGTGCTTCGGCCAAGGCAGTTGCAACTGTTTTGACGCTGACGGTTGCGTCGATGCTGTCGATTGTTGCCAGTCGCGTCAGAATTGCAGGACTGTCAGGCGAACCCGCCAGCGAAAGTGCGCTCGATTACCGTTCTACTCTCGTGGACTTTTGCACCGGTGGCATCGAACAGGCGCTGGCCGGGCACTGA
- a CDS encoding C4-dicarboxylate TRAP transporter substrate-binding protein, whose product MRLNTILASTSLAVAISLAPALHAEELDVTAVAGHPPVFLWVNTLSESYIPAVDAALEGTDFSVNWTEAYGGTLAKVGGEREAMEDGLAQVGIVSSLFEPSLLSLQNVTYVTPFGSPDVDLVLSTVDGMHDEIPAMRKLWEDLDLEYLGGGFGLEDYLLMTTFPVTSLDDLQGRKINAPGPAVNWLKDTGAVGVSGNLTTYYNDIQSGVAEGVIVFPTAAAAAKLHEVAPYVTRVHFGAQFAGGIVAQKSWFDEQDPVVQAALRDSADVFAADYRLGLETRVAGAFKAMEKGGAEISELSEGQRVAWADALPNIAKDWAKDLDSKGLPGTEVLTTYIDHLKAAGVSLPRDWSVE is encoded by the coding sequence ATGAGACTGAATACGATTCTGGCCAGCACTTCGCTGGCTGTCGCCATTTCGCTGGCCCCTGCGCTGCACGCCGAAGAACTGGACGTGACGGCGGTGGCCGGGCATCCGCCGGTGTTCTTGTGGGTGAACACCCTGTCGGAATCTTATATTCCGGCAGTGGATGCTGCTCTGGAAGGCACCGATTTCTCCGTTAATTGGACCGAAGCCTATGGCGGCACCCTGGCCAAGGTTGGAGGTGAGCGTGAAGCGATGGAAGACGGCCTGGCGCAGGTCGGCATAGTGTCCTCCCTGTTCGAGCCATCGTTGTTGAGCCTGCAAAACGTCACCTATGTCACGCCTTTCGGTTCGCCCGACGTTGACCTGGTTCTGTCCACTGTTGACGGTATGCACGATGAAATCCCCGCAATGCGTAAGCTGTGGGAGGATCTTGACCTTGAGTATCTTGGCGGCGGTTTCGGGCTGGAAGACTATCTGCTGATGACAACCTTTCCCGTCACAAGTCTGGATGACCTTCAGGGGCGCAAAATCAACGCGCCCGGACCAGCGGTGAACTGGCTAAAGGATACAGGTGCAGTAGGAGTTTCGGGAAACCTTACGACCTATTACAACGACATCCAGTCCGGTGTTGCAGAGGGGGTGATCGTGTTCCCAACGGCGGCAGCGGCCGCCAAATTGCACGAGGTTGCACCCTACGTGACGCGCGTGCATTTCGGTGCGCAGTTTGCTGGCGGCATCGTTGCGCAGAAAAGCTGGTTTGACGAACAGGATCCGGTGGTGCAGGCGGCCTTGCGCGACAGCGCCGATGTGTTTGCGGCAGACTATCGCTTGGGGTTGGAAACCCGTGTGGCCGGTGCATTCAAGGCAATGGAAAAGGGCGGAGCCGAGATCAGCGAGCTGTCCGAAGGCCAGCGCGTTGCGTGGGCAGACGCGCTACCGAATATCGCTAAGGATTGGGCGAAGGATCTCGACAGCAAGGGACTACCCGGCACAGAGGTTCTGACGACCTATATCGACCACCTCAAGGCTGCGGGCGTTTCGCTGCCGCGTGACTGGTCTGTTGAATGA
- a CDS encoding TRAP transporter small permease subunit, with translation MTHDTTSRDKARGRLVRTADAVMGTANVVATMWILGLMVLIVCDILGRETLGRPIAGVPEMVKYSIVGIVFLQIAHTHRKGEMIRSDGVLGMVRRRWPAAGLVMDLVAQLCGAAFAATLAWAVWPKAVRAYERGEMEGVQGHFTLPVWPFLSLIVLGSALLALSFLLTALATLNEKRGI, from the coding sequence ATGACACACGACACGACATCAAGGGATAAGGCGCGCGGGCGTCTTGTCCGAACTGCGGACGCGGTCATGGGCACAGCCAATGTGGTCGCTACCATGTGGATACTAGGTTTGATGGTTCTGATCGTCTGCGACATCCTTGGGCGCGAAACACTGGGCCGCCCAATCGCGGGGGTGCCCGAGATGGTGAAATATTCGATCGTCGGCATTGTTTTCCTGCAAATCGCCCACACCCACCGCAAAGGCGAGATGATACGCTCTGACGGAGTATTGGGCATGGTGCGCCGTCGCTGGCCCGCAGCAGGTCTTGTGATGGACCTCGTCGCACAGCTTTGCGGTGCAGCTTTTGCCGCGACGCTCGCATGGGCGGTCTGGCCAAAGGCAGTACGCGCCTATGAACGCGGCGAAATGGAAGGCGTGCAGGGGCATTTCACGCTGCCGGTCTGGCCCTTTCTGTCGCTGATCGTCCTGGGTTCCGCACTGCTGGCACTGTCATTTTTACTGACGGCCCTTGCAACATTGAATGAAAAGCGGGGCATTTAG